The following are encoded in a window of Stieleria sp. JC731 genomic DNA:
- a CDS encoding EutN/CcmL family microcompartment protein has product MKLARTIGTMTLSKAHPGMHQAKLRLVEVVESIDQIDVEPLGGETIVAWDLCGSGIGDLVALAEGPEAAQPFPDVKPLDASIVALLDEVDLGR; this is encoded by the coding sequence ATGAAACTGGCTCGCACGATCGGCACGATGACGTTGTCGAAAGCCCATCCCGGCATGCACCAAGCCAAATTGCGTTTGGTCGAAGTCGTCGAATCGATTGACCAAATCGATGTCGAACCACTGGGCGGCGAAACGATCGTCGCCTGGGACCTTTGCGGCAGCGGCATCGGTGACCTGGTCGCCTTAGCCGAAGGCCCCGAAGCGGCACAGCCCTTTCCCGATGTTAAACCACTCGATGCGTCGATCGTCGCCTTGCTAGACGAAGTCGACCTTGGCCGGTAA
- a CDS encoding class II aldolase/adducin family protein has product MQNVHKIKQDMCDIGRRIYNRQFAAANDGNITVRVSENEFLCTPTLHCKGFLKPEDIATIDITGKQIAGRKKRSSEALLHLEIYKQREDIKSVVHCHPPHATAFAIAREPIPQCILPEVEVFLGDVPITKYETPGGQAFADTIIPFVNKTNVMILANHGTVSYGESVEQAYWWTEILDSYCRMLMLAKQLGNVAFLDQQKSQELLDLKDQWGYKDPRNTKEFEDCDICANDIFRNSWKDSGVERRAFDAPPAMPAQVAAAAAAPAPAAAPSASPAAGISEEQLVKLITDEVLRQMKA; this is encoded by the coding sequence ATGCAAAACGTTCATAAGATTAAGCAGGACATGTGCGACATTGGACGTCGGATTTACAACCGCCAATTCGCCGCGGCAAACGACGGGAACATCACCGTCCGCGTCAGCGAAAATGAATTCCTCTGCACTCCGACGTTGCACTGCAAAGGCTTTCTGAAACCCGAAGACATCGCGACGATCGATATCACCGGCAAACAAATCGCTGGCCGCAAGAAACGTTCCAGCGAAGCACTGCTGCACTTGGAAATCTACAAGCAACGCGAAGACATCAAGAGCGTTGTGCACTGCCACCCGCCGCACGCGACCGCGTTCGCGATCGCCCGCGAGCCGATCCCGCAGTGTATCTTGCCCGAAGTCGAAGTCTTCTTGGGTGACGTGCCGATCACTAAGTACGAAACGCCCGGCGGACAAGCCTTCGCCGATACGATCATCCCGTTTGTCAACAAGACCAACGTTATGATCCTGGCCAACCACGGCACCGTCAGCTACGGAGAATCGGTTGAGCAGGCGTATTGGTGGACCGAGATTCTGGATTCCTATTGCCGCATGCTGATGTTGGCCAAACAACTGGGCAACGTCGCATTCCTGGATCAACAGAAATCGCAAGAGCTGTTGGACTTGAAAGACCAGTGGGGCTACAAGGATCCGCGGAACACCAAAGAGTTCGAAGATTGCGACATCTGTGCCAACGACATCTTCCGCAACTCGTGGAAAGATTCTGGTGTCGAGCGTCGTGCCTTTGACGCGCCGCCAGCGATGCCAGCCCAAGTCGCTGCGGCAGCAGCGGCCCCTGCACCGGCAGCCGCACCATCGGCAAGTCCTGCGGCCGGCATCAGCGAAGAACAACTGGTCAAGCTGATCACCGACGAAGTCCTTCGCCAGATGAAAGCGTAA
- a CDS encoding lactate/malate dehydrogenase family protein: protein MKVSIIGGGGLVGSCAAFALQCGGLAREIALLDVNQELAAGQALDMQHGTPSVADQVIVGGGYEHIPSSDVICITAGLRRKPDESRLDLINRNTDLFVQILRDVKAAGPKPSAIVLVVSNPVDILTYVAAKMLGLPCNQVIGLGTQLDTIRFCSLIAEQLKSPPTQTKALILGEHGESMVPIWSSATIGGLPLDKYPGWSPTLATQLFTRTRGSGAEVIKRKGGAGFAVGIAIRDVIDSIILDQRRVLPVSSIQSGCYGIRDVALSVPTVVGRTGVVDRMEIDLWPKEVQGMRASGAALRKTLDVVLKRIG, encoded by the coding sequence ATGAAAGTTTCGATCATCGGCGGCGGCGGACTCGTTGGCTCCTGTGCGGCGTTTGCCTTGCAGTGTGGCGGCTTGGCTCGCGAAATCGCTTTGCTTGACGTCAACCAAGAATTGGCAGCTGGCCAAGCCTTGGACATGCAGCACGGCACCCCCAGCGTTGCCGACCAGGTCATCGTCGGTGGTGGATACGAACACATCCCCAGCAGCGATGTGATTTGCATCACTGCAGGTTTGCGTCGCAAGCCAGACGAGTCGCGTTTGGATTTGATCAACCGCAACACGGACTTGTTCGTGCAAATTTTGCGTGACGTCAAAGCGGCTGGGCCCAAGCCATCGGCGATCGTGCTGGTCGTCAGCAACCCGGTCGACATCCTGACCTACGTTGCCGCCAAGATGCTGGGGCTGCCTTGCAACCAAGTCATCGGTCTGGGAACGCAGCTCGATACGATTCGTTTCTGCTCGCTGATCGCCGAGCAACTGAAATCGCCACCGACCCAAACCAAGGCGTTGATCCTGGGTGAGCACGGTGAGTCGATGGTTCCGATTTGGAGCAGTGCGACGATCGGCGGATTGCCCTTGGACAAGTATCCCGGTTGGTCGCCGACTTTGGCGACACAATTGTTTACACGCACACGTGGTAGTGGTGCGGAAGTCATCAAACGCAAAGGCGGCGCCGGATTCGCCGTCGGGATCGCGATCCGCGACGTGATCGATTCGATCATTTTGGACCAACGACGCGTGCTACCGGTCAGCAGCATCCAAAGTGGTTGTTACGGCATTCGCGATGTTGCCTTGTCGGTTCCAACCGTCGTCGGCCGGACCGGCGTGGTCGATCGAATGGAAATCGATTTGTGGCCCAAAGAGGTTCAAGGAATGCGAGCCAGCGGCGCCGCGTTGCGCAAGACCCTGGACGTCGTGTTGAAGCGAATCGGGTAA
- a CDS encoding adenosine kinase yields MYDVFGVGNALVDIQARVDDEVLTRLSLDKGIMTLVDDEQQSKVLSHLDGSPLNRCAGGSAANTIVAIADLGGSAGYFGKVGDDALGEFFLKDMKDLGVSITVPPNDKPTGTCAVLITEDAQRTMLTNLAASVSLSPDDIDEDKIANSKYVYVEGYLLTGDSTKKAAYRAFELAKKHNVKVAFTASDPFLVNMIRDEIWDLITGPVDLFFCNEEEAKSLTGESDPLKCAVKIHEHCENVALTLGGKGSIVMHGGEEFPIEGVQVEAVDTTGAGDMYAGAMLYGITNGMDWRTAGHLASHAAGRVVSQLGARLQNRFTEEEIKNFSRLTEN; encoded by the coding sequence ATGTATGACGTTTTCGGTGTCGGCAACGCGTTGGTCGATATTCAAGCCCGTGTCGATGACGAAGTCCTGACCCGTTTATCACTCGACAAGGGCATCATGACCCTGGTCGATGACGAGCAGCAATCGAAAGTCCTTTCCCACCTCGACGGTAGCCCTCTGAATCGATGTGCGGGTGGTTCGGCCGCAAACACCATTGTCGCCATCGCTGACCTCGGCGGTTCGGCTGGCTATTTCGGCAAAGTCGGCGACGACGCACTCGGCGAGTTCTTTCTCAAGGACATGAAGGACTTGGGCGTCTCGATCACGGTTCCCCCGAACGACAAGCCTACCGGAACCTGTGCCGTCCTGATCACCGAAGACGCCCAGCGCACCATGCTGACGAATCTGGCGGCATCGGTCAGCCTCAGCCCCGACGATATCGACGAAGACAAGATTGCGAACAGCAAGTACGTCTACGTCGAAGGCTACTTATTAACCGGCGACAGCACGAAGAAAGCGGCTTATCGTGCGTTCGAACTGGCGAAAAAGCACAATGTGAAAGTCGCCTTCACCGCATCGGATCCGTTCCTGGTCAACATGATCCGCGACGAGATCTGGGATTTGATTACCGGCCCGGTCGACCTGTTCTTCTGCAACGAAGAAGAAGCTAAAAGCCTGACCGGCGAAAGCGATCCATTGAAGTGCGCCGTGAAGATTCACGAGCACTGCGAAAACGTCGCTTTGACGCTCGGCGGCAAAGGTTCCATCGTGATGCACGGCGGGGAAGAATTCCCGATCGAAGGGGTTCAAGTCGAGGCTGTCGACACCACCGGTGCTGGCGACATGTACGCCGGTGCGATGCTGTATGGCATCACCAACGGTATGGATTGGCGTACCGCCGGTCACTTGGCGTCCCACGCCGCCGGACGCGTCGTTTCACAGCTCGGTGCACGGCTGCAAAACCGTTTCACCGAAGAAGAGATCAAAAACTTCAGCCGGCTGACCGAAAACTAG
- the proS gene encoding proline--tRNA ligase — MAKAPKNAISPTRAEDYPEWYQQVIKASDLAENSPVRGCMVIKPWGYQLWENMQRALDDMFKATGHQNAYFPLFIPMSFLEKEAEHVEGFAKECAVVTHHRLEPDPDGGLRPAGELEEPLIVRPTSETIIGATYAKWVQSYRDLPILINQWANVVRWEMRTRMFLRTAEFLWQEGHTVHATSEEAIEETERMINVYADFAENWMAMPVTIGAKTAGERFPGAVETLSIEAMMQDRKALQAGTSHFLGQNFSKAQEIVFQSESGTREFAWTTSWGVSTRLVGALLMTHSDDDGLVLPPKLAPTQVVILPIYKDDQRAAVMEYIEKLRDELRGQTYNGAPIRVEIDDRDIRGGEKKWHHVKRGVPIRLEVGPKDMEKDSVFFGRRDQPKSVGMSRSEVVAKISDLLGDIQQSLFDKADQLRKDNTVTITNEADFRAYFTPENADSPEIHGGFAMCHFADEDSLQDLLKELKVTIRCIPSANNDTPGTCFYTGKPAAKQAIFAKAY, encoded by the coding sequence ATGGCCAAAGCACCTAAGAACGCCATCTCTCCGACTCGCGCGGAAGACTATCCCGAGTGGTACCAGCAAGTCATCAAGGCATCCGACTTGGCTGAAAACTCGCCCGTTCGTGGCTGCATGGTGATCAAACCTTGGGGGTACCAGCTTTGGGAGAACATGCAGCGGGCGCTCGACGACATGTTCAAAGCCACCGGGCACCAGAACGCGTACTTCCCGTTGTTCATCCCAATGAGCTTTTTGGAGAAGGAAGCAGAACACGTCGAGGGATTCGCAAAGGAATGCGCCGTCGTCACCCACCACCGCTTGGAACCCGATCCCGATGGCGGTCTGCGTCCGGCCGGGGAACTTGAAGAGCCACTGATCGTTCGCCCGACCAGCGAAACGATCATCGGTGCGACCTATGCCAAATGGGTTCAGAGCTACCGTGACCTGCCAATCCTGATCAACCAGTGGGCCAACGTTGTTCGCTGGGAAATGCGGACTCGAATGTTCCTACGCACGGCGGAGTTCCTGTGGCAAGAAGGCCATACCGTTCACGCGACCAGTGAAGAAGCGATTGAAGAAACCGAGCGGATGATCAACGTCTACGCCGACTTCGCCGAAAACTGGATGGCGATGCCGGTAACGATCGGCGCAAAGACCGCTGGCGAACGCTTCCCCGGAGCCGTCGAAACGCTGTCGATCGAAGCGATGATGCAGGACCGCAAAGCACTGCAAGCCGGTACCAGTCACTTCCTTGGGCAGAACTTTTCAAAAGCCCAGGAAATCGTTTTCCAAAGTGAATCAGGCACTCGTGAATTTGCCTGGACAACGTCTTGGGGCGTGTCGACTCGCTTGGTCGGTGCGTTGTTGATGACGCACAGCGACGATGACGGTTTGGTGCTGCCACCAAAGCTTGCGCCCACGCAAGTCGTGATCCTGCCGATCTACAAAGACGACCAACGCGCTGCGGTGATGGAATACATCGAAAAGCTTCGCGATGAGTTGCGTGGTCAGACTTACAACGGGGCGCCGATCCGAGTCGAAATTGACGACCGCGATATCCGAGGCGGTGAAAAGAAATGGCATCATGTCAAACGCGGCGTGCCCATTCGCTTGGAAGTTGGCCCCAAAGACATGGAAAAAGACTCGGTGTTCTTCGGACGCCGCGACCAACCCAAAAGCGTTGGCATGTCACGTTCCGAAGTGGTCGCGAAAATCAGTGACCTGCTTGGCGACATCCAACAAAGCTTGTTTGACAAAGCGGACCAGCTTCGCAAAGACAATACCGTCACGATTACCAATGAAGCCGACTTCCGAGCGTACTTCACGCCGGAGAATGCCGACTCGCCCGAGATCCACGGCGGCTTTGCGATGTGCCACTTTGCCGACGAAGACAGCTTGCAAGACCTGCTCAAAGAGCTGAAGGTAACGATCCGTTGCATCCCGAGTGCCAACAACGACACCCCTGGGACCTGCTTCTACACCGGCAAACCCGCCGCCAAGCAAGCGATCTTCGCCAAGGCTTATTAA
- a CDS encoding shikimate kinase, giving the protein MTSTSLSKHLFLIGYRGTGKTTVASILAALLQTRWIDLDVVIENKAGKTISELFAEGGEPLFRDWETRCLQELIDADGPPQVISLGGGAILRQENRDFIATHGDCVWLTATPDTIAQRIGADQTTAARRPALTDLSPTEEIKSVLTSREPIYRETSQYSVSTDTLTPVEVADRIAQWLVS; this is encoded by the coding sequence ATGACCAGCACATCGCTTTCTAAACACCTTTTCCTGATCGGGTATCGCGGTACAGGGAAAACGACGGTGGCGTCGATCTTGGCGGCTCTTTTGCAGACCCGCTGGATCGACTTGGACGTGGTGATCGAAAACAAAGCTGGCAAAACAATCAGCGAGCTATTTGCTGAGGGCGGCGAGCCGTTGTTTCGCGACTGGGAAACACGCTGCTTGCAGGAATTGATCGATGCCGATGGGCCGCCACAAGTGATCTCCCTTGGCGGCGGCGCGATCCTGCGTCAAGAAAACCGTGACTTCATCGCCACCCACGGAGACTGCGTTTGGCTGACGGCAACACCGGATACGATCGCACAGCGAATCGGTGCGGACCAGACTACGGCAGCGAGGCGTCCGGCACTAACCGATCTGTCGCCGACCGAAGAAATAAAATCGGTACTGACCAGCCGCGAACCGATTTACCGTGAGACATCGCAATATTCGGTTTCGACGGATACCTTGACTCCGGTGGAAGTCGCCGATCGGATCGCGCAGTGGTTGGTCTCTTAA
- a CDS encoding sugar phosphate isomerase/epimerase family protein, producing the protein MFIAASTECFPELELRAAIELASDLEFTAIEIALHESGDVKPSDVLSDMDRSIQLLRYTHRLDISGYSVQLASTGQQHYEDFAKLCWLAKTTKVVTLTVPSAEQGTPFNEEVEHLQRLVECGDAEGVRVSVKSQLGCLSEDPDTLMVLCNNVEGLGITLDPSVYITGSAKGKNLDNILKFVCNVHLRDTRPDAFQVSVGQGEVDYGKLITQLEREKYDRALTVNMMPMEDLDHRVELRKLRRLLETLV; encoded by the coding sequence GTGTTCATCGCTGCTTCTACCGAATGCTTCCCTGAACTTGAACTACGCGCCGCGATCGAACTCGCATCAGATCTAGAGTTCACGGCGATTGAAATTGCCTTGCATGAATCTGGCGATGTGAAACCGTCGGACGTTCTGTCGGACATGGATCGATCGATTCAGCTATTGCGCTACACCCACCGCCTGGATATCTCCGGATACAGCGTCCAACTGGCCTCGACAGGTCAGCAGCACTACGAAGACTTCGCAAAACTGTGCTGGCTAGCCAAAACGACCAAGGTTGTCACCTTGACCGTTCCCTCAGCGGAGCAGGGCACCCCGTTCAACGAAGAAGTCGAGCACCTGCAGCGACTGGTCGAATGCGGTGACGCCGAAGGCGTTCGGGTGAGCGTGAAAAGCCAACTGGGTTGCCTTAGCGAAGATCCCGATACTTTGATGGTGCTGTGCAACAACGTCGAAGGCTTGGGCATTACGCTTGACCCCAGCGTTTACATCACCGGTTCGGCAAAAGGCAAGAACCTGGACAACATCCTGAAGTTCGTCTGCAACGTTCATTTGCGTGATACCCGTCCCGATGCGTTTCAAGTGAGCGTCGGCCAGGGCGAAGTTGACTACGGGAAACTGATCACGCAGCTGGAACGCGAAAAATACGATCGCGCCCTGACCGTGAATATGATGCCGATGGAAGACCTTGACCATCGCGTGGAACTTCGCAAGCTGCGTCGCTTGCTAGAAACCTTGGTCTAG
- a CDS encoding NUDIX hydrolase translates to MFFADRRWADQQWANLVRSSLDDAFRPDNGIMPIPAAGQTGLGNVRSGTDCEIQPGSQDLCFLAPKPNRGRRRLSPSLSYGRHRGPARRDCRHAAVVITVYPHAKSGEACFALTRRPMTLSHHAGQVCLPGGRVEDDEDALQAAKREYQEELGVCLDKAVYLGRLSKIYVYASDNLVDTFVLLEKEPLPRWNPDPIEVDEIIEIPLSALETLGSCIARREQSATISQVNSTRRGKVVDGEGVFQYRFTYPALQLVDCDGHQQQVWGATAMILAGWSEILHRVGKLLD, encoded by the coding sequence ATGTTCTTTGCCGACCGACGCTGGGCAGACCAACAGTGGGCGAATCTCGTCAGGTCATCGCTCGATGATGCGTTTCGTCCTGACAATGGGATCATGCCGATCCCCGCAGCCGGCCAGACCGGTCTGGGAAACGTCCGCTCCGGCACAGACTGCGAGATCCAGCCAGGCAGCCAAGATTTGTGTTTCCTGGCTCCCAAACCCAATCGGGGCCGACGTCGATTGAGCCCTAGCTTGTCCTATGGTCGACACCGCGGACCAGCGAGACGTGATTGCCGACACGCAGCGGTAGTGATCACGGTTTATCCGCATGCGAAGTCAGGCGAGGCTTGCTTTGCGCTGACCCGGCGTCCGATGACGCTTTCCCACCATGCCGGACAGGTCTGCCTTCCCGGCGGGCGGGTCGAAGACGATGAAGACGCATTGCAAGCGGCCAAACGCGAGTACCAGGAAGAGCTTGGGGTTTGTCTCGATAAAGCGGTCTACCTGGGACGCCTTTCGAAGATCTATGTCTACGCAAGCGATAACCTGGTCGACACTTTTGTGCTCTTAGAAAAGGAACCGCTTCCCCGCTGGAACCCTGACCCGATCGAAGTTGACGAAATCATCGAGATTCCGTTGTCGGCTCTGGAGACGCTTGGCAGCTGCATTGCACGGCGTGAACAGTCCGCAACGATCTCGCAAGTGAATTCGACACGTCGCGGTAAGGTTGTCGATGGCGAAGGGGTATTCCAATACAGATTCACCTACCCGGCCCTGCAACTGGTTGACTGTGACGGTCACCAGCAACAGGTCTGGGGTGCCACCGCGATGATTCTGGCGGGGTGGAGCGAGATCCTTCACCGAGTTGGCAAATTGCTTGATTGA
- the trxA gene encoding thioredoxin, producing the protein MAAEAVVEFTEENFEAEVMQADGPVLVDFWAPWCGPCRAIAPMIDQLATENSDKKIGKLNIDEAPGIAQKFGITGIPTLLVFKNGDIEHSFRGGNTTKTALQEALDASV; encoded by the coding sequence ATGGCAGCCGAAGCCGTCGTCGAATTTACCGAAGAAAACTTTGAGGCCGAAGTGATGCAAGCGGATGGCCCCGTTCTCGTCGACTTCTGGGCACCTTGGTGCGGCCCTTGCCGTGCGATCGCGCCGATGATCGACCAACTTGCTACCGAAAATTCGGATAAGAAAATCGGCAAGCTGAACATCGATGAAGCTCCCGGTATCGCGCAAAAATTCGGTATCACCGGCATTCCAACCCTGTTGGTTTTCAAGAACGGCGACATCGAACACAGCTTCCGTGGCGGTAACACCACCAAGACCGCTCTACAAGAAGCTCTCGACGCCTCGGTTTAG
- a CDS encoding thymidylate synthase: MLQYLRLLEEILESGSDRGDRTGVGTRSLFGRQLSFNLDDGFPLLTTKKLHLRSIIYELLWFLRGDTNIAWLNENGVRIWDEWADENGDLGPVYGHQWRSWPTPDGETIDQIAWVENEIRNNPLSRRLIVSAWNVSEVNRMALPPCHTLFQFYVSDDKLSCQLYQRSADVFLGVPFNIASYALLTIMMAKVTGLQPGTFVHTFGDVHLYQNHFDQAREQLTREPKPLPKLVIDNTPESIDGFNFEDFEIVDYHPHPHIKAPVAV, translated from the coding sequence ATGCTTCAGTACCTTCGTTTGCTCGAAGAAATCCTGGAATCTGGCTCTGACCGTGGTGATCGCACCGGTGTCGGTACTCGAAGCCTGTTTGGGCGTCAGCTTTCATTCAATCTGGATGACGGCTTTCCGCTTCTGACTACCAAAAAGCTTCACCTACGTTCGATCATCTACGAATTGCTATGGTTCCTTCGTGGGGACACCAACATCGCTTGGTTGAACGAAAACGGGGTTCGCATCTGGGATGAGTGGGCGGACGAGAATGGCGATTTGGGACCAGTTTATGGCCACCAGTGGCGGTCCTGGCCGACTCCCGATGGCGAGACCATCGATCAAATCGCGTGGGTCGAAAACGAGATCCGCAACAACCCGCTCAGCCGCCGGCTGATCGTATCGGCCTGGAACGTTAGCGAAGTCAATCGCATGGCTTTACCCCCATGCCACACGCTATTCCAGTTTTACGTCAGCGACGACAAGCTGTCCTGCCAGCTGTATCAACGCAGTGCGGACGTCTTTCTTGGGGTGCCATTCAATATCGCCAGCTACGCGCTGCTAACGATCATGATGGCGAAAGTCACCGGCCTACAGCCTGGAACTTTCGTGCATACGTTCGGCGATGTGCACCTTTACCAAAACCACTTTGACCAAGCTCGCGAACAGCTCACCCGAGAGCCAAAACCGCTGCCAAAGCTCGTCATTGACAACACTCCGGAATCGATCGACGGTTTCAACTTCGAAGACTTCGAGATCGTCGATTATCACCCTCACCCGCACATCAAAGCACCGGTCGCGGTCTGA
- a CDS encoding dihydrofolate reductase, producing the protein MSHPLTAVVAMSPTGVIGLNGDMPWRLSSDLKRFKQLTMGGVLIMGRKTFDSIGRPLPGRRTIVITRQSDWSCEGVQAAASPEEAITMIGADAAFVVGGAEIYRQLIDRCDRIFLTRVLCEVDGDTELALDLSDFRVIEQSRIPAGPKDEYPTEFLRLQRKET; encoded by the coding sequence ATGAGCCACCCTCTCACCGCTGTGGTCGCGATGAGCCCGACCGGAGTCATTGGCCTTAACGGCGATATGCCCTGGCGGTTAAGCAGCGATCTAAAGCGTTTCAAGCAGCTCACGATGGGCGGCGTGTTGATCATGGGTCGCAAAACCTTCGATTCGATTGGCCGTCCGCTTCCCGGTCGCCGGACGATCGTGATTACGCGGCAATCGGATTGGTCCTGTGAAGGAGTCCAGGCTGCCGCATCGCCGGAGGAAGCGATCACGATGATCGGTGCTGATGCGGCGTTTGTCGTCGGTGGGGCGGAGATCTACCGCCAGCTGATTGATCGCTGTGACCGGATTTTTTTAACGCGCGTGCTTTGCGAGGTTGACGGGGATACGGAATTGGCGCTCGACTTGTCGGATTTTCGCGTGATTGAGCAATCAAGAATCCCGGCAGGCCCGAAAGATGAGTATCCGACCGAGTTTTTGCGGCTTCAGCGCAAGGAAACTTGA
- the rpsM gene encoding 30S ribosomal protein S13 — MPRLLGVDIPNDKQIQYSLTYLYGVGLYTARETCEKLGIDPSRSASEINEDELGQIAALLERDYTVEGPLRRQVTQNISRLREIKSYRGMRHRMGLPVRGQRTKTNSRTRKGPKKTVAGKKGVKDLR; from the coding sequence ATGCCCCGTTTGTTGGGCGTCGACATTCCGAACGACAAACAGATCCAGTATTCGCTGACTTACCTGTACGGCGTTGGCTTGTACACAGCTCGCGAAACATGCGAGAAGCTTGGGATCGACCCAAGTCGATCGGCAAGTGAGATCAACGAGGATGAGCTGGGTCAGATCGCTGCGCTGCTGGAACGCGACTACACGGTCGAAGGTCCTCTCCGCCGTCAAGTCACTCAGAACATCAGCCGACTTCGTGAGATCAAGTCCTATCGTGGCATGCGTCACCGTATGGGTCTTCCGGTCCGTGGTCAGCGTACAAAGACCAACTCGCGAACGCGCAAAGGTCCAAAGAAGACCGTCGCCGGAAAGAAAGGCGTCAAAGACCTTCGCTAG
- the rpsK gene encoding 30S ribosomal protein S11 translates to MAKSNKKKRVRRNVSNGIAHIHATFNNTTVTITDTKGDTLCWASAGTSGFKGSRKSTPFAGQCAAQQAAEKATKFGMRDVEVRVKGPGSGRESAITALQSAGLKVKLIEDVTPIPHNGCRPRKKRRV, encoded by the coding sequence GTGGCAAAGAGCAACAAGAAAAAACGAGTCCGTCGCAACGTGAGCAATGGCATTGCTCACATTCACGCGACGTTCAACAACACCACTGTCACGATCACCGACACCAAGGGCGACACCTTGTGCTGGGCGAGTGCGGGCACCAGCGGTTTCAAAGGAAGCCGTAAGAGCACCCCATTTGCTGGCCAATGTGCGGCTCAACAGGCTGCCGAAAAGGCGACCAAGTTTGGGATGCGTGACGTCGAAGTGCGAGTCAAAGGCCCTGGATCGGGTCGAGAAAGCGCAATCACCGCGCTGCAATCGGCGGGACTAAAGGTCAAGTTGATCGAAGACGTGACCCCGATCCCCCACAACGGATGCCGACCACGCAAAAAGCGTCGCGTCTAG
- a CDS encoding DNA-directed RNA polymerase subunit alpha, which translates to MHIRWRGMELPSTLEVDRDSLSQTYGKFVAEPFERGFGTSVGNSLRRVLLSSLMGSAVTQIKIRGAQHEFTNIPGVLEDVTDIVLNVKSLVVRNHSEATRVITVEADKAGEIRGSDIQTDQDVEIINQDIVLATLTEDVPFMMEMVVENGRGYVPATEHSSADHEIGIIPIDAVYSPVTRVRYDVEETRVGQKTNYDKLVLEIWTDGSVNPELALVEAAKILRKHLNPFVQYRELGPSIFSAARGGAGSPEAQLEAKLNMTLADLRLSVRANNCLESENIQTVRDLVQRNEDQLLEVRNFGDTTLNEVREKLAQYGLHLGMRVPAQPLF; encoded by the coding sequence ATGCATATCCGTTGGCGTGGAATGGAGCTTCCCAGCACTCTGGAAGTTGACCGCGATTCGCTTTCGCAAACCTATGGCAAGTTCGTCGCCGAGCCTTTTGAGCGCGGTTTCGGAACTAGCGTCGGCAACTCGCTCCGCCGCGTGCTGCTGAGCAGCCTGATGGGTAGCGCTGTCACACAGATCAAAATCCGTGGTGCACAGCACGAATTCACCAACATCCCTGGCGTTCTAGAAGATGTCACCGACATCGTCCTGAACGTGAAAAGCTTGGTCGTTCGCAACCACAGCGAAGCCACTCGTGTGATCACCGTCGAAGCTGATAAGGCTGGCGAGATCCGTGGCAGCGACATCCAGACGGATCAAGATGTCGAAATCATCAACCAAGACATTGTCCTGGCGACCCTGACCGAAGACGTCCCATTCATGATGGAAATGGTCGTCGAAAATGGCCGTGGGTACGTCCCAGCAACCGAACACAGCAGCGCCGACCACGAAATCGGAATCATCCCGATCGACGCGGTCTACAGCCCTGTGACCCGTGTCCGCTACGACGTCGAAGAAACTCGCGTCGGCCAGAAAACCAACTACGACAAACTGGTACTGGAGATCTGGACCGACGGCAGCGTCAATCCCGAATTGGCTCTCGTTGAAGCGGCCAAGATCCTTCGCAAACACCTCAACCCGTTTGTGCAATATCGCGAACTCGGACCGAGCATTTTCTCGGCCGCCCGCGGTGGTGCCGGATCGCCCGAAGCTCAACTGGAAGCCAAGCTCAACATGACGCTTGCCGACCTGCGTCTTTCCGTGCGTGCGAACAACTGCCTGGAAAGCGAAAATATTCAAACTGTTCGTGACCTTGTCCAACGTAACGAAGATCAGTTGCTGGAAGTGCGAAACTTCGGCGACACCACGTTGAACGAAGTTCGCGAAAAGTTGGCCCAATACGGCTTGCACCTCGGCATGCGAGTGCCTGCCCAACCGCTGTTCTAA